The Globicephala melas chromosome 20, mGloMel1.2, whole genome shotgun sequence genome contains a region encoding:
- the TMC6 gene encoding transmembrane channel-like protein 6 isoform X2, with product MSRSLAFVLNVPETPQDPEDSQEPSPYDESEVHDSFHQLIQEQSRWVAEEGLELQQRVLGAGALGASGSDRQALLGPEGAPVYSTATLRILASMPSRTIGRSRGAIISQYYSRTVRLRRRAGRPQLRDVGRSARPSLRLYDLELDPVVLEEEEKRGLLVKELQGLTVAQRDHMLRGMPLSLAEKRCLREESRPPRGKRRVRGRHGLLSCCSRLRDSCILALHNLGLTLLSGLQALMPWHYALKRIGGQFGSSVLSYFLFLKTLLAFNTLLLLPLLAFIVAVQAAFPPAPSGSTPAFRGLELLTGGGCFTHTVMYYGYYSNVTLNQPCASPLDGGQCTPAAGGLPYNMPLAYLFTVGVAFFITCITLVYSMSRSFGESYRVGSTSGVHAVTVFCSWDYKVTQKWASRLQHDNIRTQLKELLAEGQLWQRPRRACGRLQQGAVLGLVWLLCLGTTLVCALAVYTFSELVIQSRVSAERDWALLALPLVVCLLNLGAPYLFRVLAVLERHDSPVLEVYVAICRNLILKVVILGILCYHWLGRRVGTLKDQCWEDFVGQELYRLMVMDFIFTLLDTLLGELVWRLISEKRSQRKGKPEFDIAGNVLELIYGQTLTWLGVLFSPLLPAMQIIKLLFLFYVKKTSLMANCQAPRRPWKASHMSTVFISLLCFPSFLGAAVFLCYAIWQVKPSSICGPFRTLDTMYEAGKVWVRQLEEAGPGVSWLPWIHRYLVESAFPIYLASALLLAVIYLNIQVVKGQRKVICLLKEQLSNEGEDKIFLINKLQRIYERKERSRVGRTEEAVMPPAVFTDDWDAQ from the exons CAGCCAGGAGCCCAGCCCCTACGATGAGAGCGAAGTGCACGACTCTTTCCACCAGCTCATCCAGGAGCAGAGCCGCTGGGTGGCCgaggaggggctggagctgcagcagaGGGTGCTGGGGGCTGGAGCCCTGGGGGCCTCAG GCAGTGACCGCCAGGCCTTGCTGGGGCCCGAGGGCGCCCCTGTCTACAGCACGGCCACACTCCGCATCTTGGCCAGCATGCCCAGTCGCACCATTG GCCGGAGCCGCGGCGCCATCATCTCCCAGTACTACAGCCGTACAGTGAGGCTGCGCCGCAGGGCCGGCCGGCCTCAGCTCAGAGACGTGGGCCGCTCAGCCCGGCCCAGCCTCCGCCTGTACGACCTGGAGCTGGACCCCGTggtcctggaggaggagg AGAAGCGGGGCCTCCTGGTGAAGGAGCTTCAGGGCCTGACGGTGGCCCAGCGGGACCACATGCTCCGGGGGATGCCGCTGAGCCTGGCCGAGAAACGCTGCCTGCG AGAGGAGAGCCGGCCCCCGAGGGGCAAGCGGAGGGTCCGGGGGCGCCATGGGCTCCTCTCCTGCTGCAGCCGGCTGCGCGACAGCTGTATCCTG GCGTTGCACAACCTGGGGCTCACGCTGCTCTCGGGGCTGCAGGCCCTGATGCCCTGGCACTACGCCCTGAAGCGGATCGGGGGCCAGTTCGGCTCCAGCGTTCTCTCCTACTTCCTCTTCCTCAagaccctgctggccttcaacacgctgctgctgctgccactgctggcCTTTATCGTGGCTGTGCAGGCCGCCTTCCCGCCTGCGCCCTCGGGCTCCACGCCCGCCTTCAGGGGCCTGGAGCTTCTCACAGGCGGG GGCTGCTTCACCCACACCGTCATGTACTACGGCTACTATAGTAACGTGACGCTGAACCAGCCATGTGCCTCCCCACTGGATGGTGGCCAGTGCACGCCTGCGGCGGGCGGCCTGCCCTACAACATGCCCCTGGCCTACCTCTTCACCGTGGGGGTAGCTTTCTTTATCACCTGCATCACTCTGGTGTACAG CATGTCCCGCTCTTTTGGGGAGAGCTACCGGGTAGGCAGCACTTCGGGGGTCCATGCCGTCACTGTTTTCTGTTCCTGGGACTATAAAGTGACTCAGAAATGGGCCAGCCGCCTCCAGCACGACAATATCCGAACCCAGCTGAAG GAGCTTCTGGCCGAGGGGCAGCTGTGGCAGCGCCCCCGGAGGGCGTGCGGACGGCTGCAACAGGGGGCCGTGCTGGGGCTCGTTTGGCTGCTGTGTTTGGGGACCACGCTGGTGTGCGCCCTGGCCGTCTACACCTTCTCAGAGCTCGTGATCCAG AGCCGCGTGTCTGCTGAGCGGGACTGGGCGCTGCTGGCCTTGCCCCTGGTGGTCTGCCTTCTCAACTTGGGGGCCCCCTACCTGTTCCGCGTCCTGGCCGTCCTGGAGCGGCACGACTCCCCGGTGCTAGAGGTGTACGTGGCCATCTGCAG GAACCTCATCCTCAAGGTGGTCATCCTGGGGATTCTTTGCTACCACTGGCTGGGCCGCAGGGTGGGCACCCTGAAGGACCAG TGTTGGGAGGACTTTGTGGGCCAGGAGCTGTACCGGCTCATGGTGATGGACTTCATCTTCACGCTGCTGGACACGCTTCTGGGGGAGCTGGTGTGGAG GCTCATCTCTGAGAAGAGGTCTCAGAGGAAGGGGAAGCCCGAGTTCGACATTGCGGGGAATGTTCTGGAGCTGATTTACGGGCAGACCCTGACCTG GCTGGGGGTCCTCTTCTCCCCGCTCCTCCCCGCCATGCAGATCATCAAGCTGCTGTTCCTCTTCTACGTCAAGAAG ACCAGCCTGATGGCCAACTGCCAGGCGCCCCGCAGGCCCTGGAAGGCCTCCCATATGAGCACCGTCTTCATCTCGCTGCTCTGCTTCCCCTCCTTTCTGGGCGCTGCCGTCTTCCTCTGCTACGCCATCTGGCA GGTGAAGCCCTCGAGCATCTGCGGCCCCTTCCGGACCCTGGACACCATGTATGAGGCAGGCAAGGTGTGGGTGCGCCAGCTGGAGGAGGCGGGCCCCGGGGTTTCCTGGCTGCCCTGGATCCACCGGTACCTGGTGGAAAGTGCCTTCCCCATCTACTTGGCGTCGGCTCTGCTGCT GGCCGTGATCTACCTCAACATCCAGGTGGTGAAGGGCCAGCGGAAAGTCATCTGCCTCCTCAAGGAGCAGCTAAGCAAC GAGGGGGAAGACAAAATCTTCTTAATCAACAAGCTTCAGCGTATCtatgagaggaaggagaggagcag
- the TMC6 gene encoding transmembrane channel-like protein 6 isoform X1 — protein MSRSLAFVLNVPETPQDPEDSQEPSPYDESEVHDSFHQLIQEQSRWVAEEGLELQQRVLGAGALGASGSDRQALLGPEGAPVYSTATLRILASMPSRTIGRSRGAIISQYYSRTVRLRRRAGRPQLRDVGRSARPSLRLYDLELDPVVLEEEEKRGLLVKELQGLTVAQRDHMLRGMPLSLAEKRCLREESRPPRGKRRVRGRHGLLSCCSRLRDSCILALHNLGLTLLSGLQALMPWHYALKRIGGQFGSSVLSYFLFLKTLLAFNTLLLLPLLAFIVAVQAAFPPAPSGSTPAFRGLELLTGGGCFTHTVMYYGYYSNVTLNQPCASPLDGGQCTPAAGGLPYNMPLAYLFTVGVAFFITCITLVYSMSRSFGESYRVGSTSGVHAVTVFCSWDYKVTQKWASRLQHDNIRTQLKELLAEGQLWQRPRRACGRLQQGAVLGLVWLLCLGTTLVCALAVYTFSELVIQQSRVSAERDWALLALPLVVCLLNLGAPYLFRVLAVLERHDSPVLEVYVAICRNLILKVVILGILCYHWLGRRVGTLKDQCWEDFVGQELYRLMVMDFIFTLLDTLLGELVWRLISEKRSQRKGKPEFDIAGNVLELIYGQTLTWLGVLFSPLLPAMQIIKLLFLFYVKKTSLMANCQAPRRPWKASHMSTVFISLLCFPSFLGAAVFLCYAIWQVKPSSICGPFRTLDTMYEAGKVWVRQLEEAGPGVSWLPWIHRYLVESAFPIYLASALLLAVIYLNIQVVKGQRKVICLLKEQLSNEGEDKIFLINKLQRIYERKERSRVGRTEEAVMPPAVFTDDWDAQ, from the exons CAGCCAGGAGCCCAGCCCCTACGATGAGAGCGAAGTGCACGACTCTTTCCACCAGCTCATCCAGGAGCAGAGCCGCTGGGTGGCCgaggaggggctggagctgcagcagaGGGTGCTGGGGGCTGGAGCCCTGGGGGCCTCAG GCAGTGACCGCCAGGCCTTGCTGGGGCCCGAGGGCGCCCCTGTCTACAGCACGGCCACACTCCGCATCTTGGCCAGCATGCCCAGTCGCACCATTG GCCGGAGCCGCGGCGCCATCATCTCCCAGTACTACAGCCGTACAGTGAGGCTGCGCCGCAGGGCCGGCCGGCCTCAGCTCAGAGACGTGGGCCGCTCAGCCCGGCCCAGCCTCCGCCTGTACGACCTGGAGCTGGACCCCGTggtcctggaggaggagg AGAAGCGGGGCCTCCTGGTGAAGGAGCTTCAGGGCCTGACGGTGGCCCAGCGGGACCACATGCTCCGGGGGATGCCGCTGAGCCTGGCCGAGAAACGCTGCCTGCG AGAGGAGAGCCGGCCCCCGAGGGGCAAGCGGAGGGTCCGGGGGCGCCATGGGCTCCTCTCCTGCTGCAGCCGGCTGCGCGACAGCTGTATCCTG GCGTTGCACAACCTGGGGCTCACGCTGCTCTCGGGGCTGCAGGCCCTGATGCCCTGGCACTACGCCCTGAAGCGGATCGGGGGCCAGTTCGGCTCCAGCGTTCTCTCCTACTTCCTCTTCCTCAagaccctgctggccttcaacacgctgctgctgctgccactgctggcCTTTATCGTGGCTGTGCAGGCCGCCTTCCCGCCTGCGCCCTCGGGCTCCACGCCCGCCTTCAGGGGCCTGGAGCTTCTCACAGGCGGG GGCTGCTTCACCCACACCGTCATGTACTACGGCTACTATAGTAACGTGACGCTGAACCAGCCATGTGCCTCCCCACTGGATGGTGGCCAGTGCACGCCTGCGGCGGGCGGCCTGCCCTACAACATGCCCCTGGCCTACCTCTTCACCGTGGGGGTAGCTTTCTTTATCACCTGCATCACTCTGGTGTACAG CATGTCCCGCTCTTTTGGGGAGAGCTACCGGGTAGGCAGCACTTCGGGGGTCCATGCCGTCACTGTTTTCTGTTCCTGGGACTATAAAGTGACTCAGAAATGGGCCAGCCGCCTCCAGCACGACAATATCCGAACCCAGCTGAAG GAGCTTCTGGCCGAGGGGCAGCTGTGGCAGCGCCCCCGGAGGGCGTGCGGACGGCTGCAACAGGGGGCCGTGCTGGGGCTCGTTTGGCTGCTGTGTTTGGGGACCACGCTGGTGTGCGCCCTGGCCGTCTACACCTTCTCAGAGCTCGTGATCCAG CAGAGCCGCGTGTCTGCTGAGCGGGACTGGGCGCTGCTGGCCTTGCCCCTGGTGGTCTGCCTTCTCAACTTGGGGGCCCCCTACCTGTTCCGCGTCCTGGCCGTCCTGGAGCGGCACGACTCCCCGGTGCTAGAGGTGTACGTGGCCATCTGCAG GAACCTCATCCTCAAGGTGGTCATCCTGGGGATTCTTTGCTACCACTGGCTGGGCCGCAGGGTGGGCACCCTGAAGGACCAG TGTTGGGAGGACTTTGTGGGCCAGGAGCTGTACCGGCTCATGGTGATGGACTTCATCTTCACGCTGCTGGACACGCTTCTGGGGGAGCTGGTGTGGAG GCTCATCTCTGAGAAGAGGTCTCAGAGGAAGGGGAAGCCCGAGTTCGACATTGCGGGGAATGTTCTGGAGCTGATTTACGGGCAGACCCTGACCTG GCTGGGGGTCCTCTTCTCCCCGCTCCTCCCCGCCATGCAGATCATCAAGCTGCTGTTCCTCTTCTACGTCAAGAAG ACCAGCCTGATGGCCAACTGCCAGGCGCCCCGCAGGCCCTGGAAGGCCTCCCATATGAGCACCGTCTTCATCTCGCTGCTCTGCTTCCCCTCCTTTCTGGGCGCTGCCGTCTTCCTCTGCTACGCCATCTGGCA GGTGAAGCCCTCGAGCATCTGCGGCCCCTTCCGGACCCTGGACACCATGTATGAGGCAGGCAAGGTGTGGGTGCGCCAGCTGGAGGAGGCGGGCCCCGGGGTTTCCTGGCTGCCCTGGATCCACCGGTACCTGGTGGAAAGTGCCTTCCCCATCTACTTGGCGTCGGCTCTGCTGCT GGCCGTGATCTACCTCAACATCCAGGTGGTGAAGGGCCAGCGGAAAGTCATCTGCCTCCTCAAGGAGCAGCTAAGCAAC GAGGGGGAAGACAAAATCTTCTTAATCAACAAGCTTCAGCGTATCtatgagaggaaggagaggagcag
- the TMC6 gene encoding transmembrane channel-like protein 6 isoform X3 — translation MSRSLAFVLNVPETPQDPEDSQEPSPYDESEVHDSFHQLIQEQSRWVAEEGLELQQRVLGAGALGASGSDRQALLGPEGAPVYSTATLRILASMPSRTIGRSRGAIISQYYSRTVRLRRRAGRPQLRDVGRSARPSLRLYDLELDPVVLEEEEKRGLLVKELQGLTVAQRDHMLRGMPLSLAEKRCLREESRPPRGKRRVRGRHGLLSCCSRLRDSCILTLLAFNTLLLLPLLAFIVAVQAAFPPAPSGSTPAFRGLELLTGGGCFTHTVMYYGYYSNVTLNQPCASPLDGGQCTPAAGGLPYNMPLAYLFTVGVAFFITCITLVYSMSRSFGESYRVGSTSGVHAVTVFCSWDYKVTQKWASRLQHDNIRTQLKELLAEGQLWQRPRRACGRLQQGAVLGLVWLLCLGTTLVCALAVYTFSELVIQQSRVSAERDWALLALPLVVCLLNLGAPYLFRVLAVLERHDSPVLEVYVAICRNLILKVVILGILCYHWLGRRVGTLKDQCWEDFVGQELYRLMVMDFIFTLLDTLLGELVWRLISEKRSQRKGKPEFDIAGNVLELIYGQTLTWLGVLFSPLLPAMQIIKLLFLFYVKKTSLMANCQAPRRPWKASHMSTVFISLLCFPSFLGAAVFLCYAIWQVKPSSICGPFRTLDTMYEAGKVWVRQLEEAGPGVSWLPWIHRYLVESAFPIYLASALLLAVIYLNIQVVKGQRKVICLLKEQLSNEGEDKIFLINKLQRIYERKERSRVGRTEEAVMPPAVFTDDWDAQ, via the exons CAGCCAGGAGCCCAGCCCCTACGATGAGAGCGAAGTGCACGACTCTTTCCACCAGCTCATCCAGGAGCAGAGCCGCTGGGTGGCCgaggaggggctggagctgcagcagaGGGTGCTGGGGGCTGGAGCCCTGGGGGCCTCAG GCAGTGACCGCCAGGCCTTGCTGGGGCCCGAGGGCGCCCCTGTCTACAGCACGGCCACACTCCGCATCTTGGCCAGCATGCCCAGTCGCACCATTG GCCGGAGCCGCGGCGCCATCATCTCCCAGTACTACAGCCGTACAGTGAGGCTGCGCCGCAGGGCCGGCCGGCCTCAGCTCAGAGACGTGGGCCGCTCAGCCCGGCCCAGCCTCCGCCTGTACGACCTGGAGCTGGACCCCGTggtcctggaggaggagg AGAAGCGGGGCCTCCTGGTGAAGGAGCTTCAGGGCCTGACGGTGGCCCAGCGGGACCACATGCTCCGGGGGATGCCGCTGAGCCTGGCCGAGAAACGCTGCCTGCG AGAGGAGAGCCGGCCCCCGAGGGGCAAGCGGAGGGTCCGGGGGCGCCATGGGCTCCTCTCCTGCTGCAGCCGGCTGCGCGACAGCTGTATCCTG accctgctggccttcaacacgctgctgctgctgccactgctggcCTTTATCGTGGCTGTGCAGGCCGCCTTCCCGCCTGCGCCCTCGGGCTCCACGCCCGCCTTCAGGGGCCTGGAGCTTCTCACAGGCGGG GGCTGCTTCACCCACACCGTCATGTACTACGGCTACTATAGTAACGTGACGCTGAACCAGCCATGTGCCTCCCCACTGGATGGTGGCCAGTGCACGCCTGCGGCGGGCGGCCTGCCCTACAACATGCCCCTGGCCTACCTCTTCACCGTGGGGGTAGCTTTCTTTATCACCTGCATCACTCTGGTGTACAG CATGTCCCGCTCTTTTGGGGAGAGCTACCGGGTAGGCAGCACTTCGGGGGTCCATGCCGTCACTGTTTTCTGTTCCTGGGACTATAAAGTGACTCAGAAATGGGCCAGCCGCCTCCAGCACGACAATATCCGAACCCAGCTGAAG GAGCTTCTGGCCGAGGGGCAGCTGTGGCAGCGCCCCCGGAGGGCGTGCGGACGGCTGCAACAGGGGGCCGTGCTGGGGCTCGTTTGGCTGCTGTGTTTGGGGACCACGCTGGTGTGCGCCCTGGCCGTCTACACCTTCTCAGAGCTCGTGATCCAG CAGAGCCGCGTGTCTGCTGAGCGGGACTGGGCGCTGCTGGCCTTGCCCCTGGTGGTCTGCCTTCTCAACTTGGGGGCCCCCTACCTGTTCCGCGTCCTGGCCGTCCTGGAGCGGCACGACTCCCCGGTGCTAGAGGTGTACGTGGCCATCTGCAG GAACCTCATCCTCAAGGTGGTCATCCTGGGGATTCTTTGCTACCACTGGCTGGGCCGCAGGGTGGGCACCCTGAAGGACCAG TGTTGGGAGGACTTTGTGGGCCAGGAGCTGTACCGGCTCATGGTGATGGACTTCATCTTCACGCTGCTGGACACGCTTCTGGGGGAGCTGGTGTGGAG GCTCATCTCTGAGAAGAGGTCTCAGAGGAAGGGGAAGCCCGAGTTCGACATTGCGGGGAATGTTCTGGAGCTGATTTACGGGCAGACCCTGACCTG GCTGGGGGTCCTCTTCTCCCCGCTCCTCCCCGCCATGCAGATCATCAAGCTGCTGTTCCTCTTCTACGTCAAGAAG ACCAGCCTGATGGCCAACTGCCAGGCGCCCCGCAGGCCCTGGAAGGCCTCCCATATGAGCACCGTCTTCATCTCGCTGCTCTGCTTCCCCTCCTTTCTGGGCGCTGCCGTCTTCCTCTGCTACGCCATCTGGCA GGTGAAGCCCTCGAGCATCTGCGGCCCCTTCCGGACCCTGGACACCATGTATGAGGCAGGCAAGGTGTGGGTGCGCCAGCTGGAGGAGGCGGGCCCCGGGGTTTCCTGGCTGCCCTGGATCCACCGGTACCTGGTGGAAAGTGCCTTCCCCATCTACTTGGCGTCGGCTCTGCTGCT GGCCGTGATCTACCTCAACATCCAGGTGGTGAAGGGCCAGCGGAAAGTCATCTGCCTCCTCAAGGAGCAGCTAAGCAAC GAGGGGGAAGACAAAATCTTCTTAATCAACAAGCTTCAGCGTATCtatgagaggaaggagaggagcag